A section of the Flavobacterium sp. CG_23.5 genome encodes:
- a CDS encoding GumC family protein translates to MGNNDFDDDLENDFDLKAFFDKYLIHWKWFALGVSLCLVMAFIYLRYTIPQYQASTTILVKDEKKGGMLSELSAFADMGLGGGMKSNVDNEIEILKSRSLAESTVKKLNLTIAIIAKGKVVDTDIYKDAPIEVTLINPENLFYKNKMDLNYKELSSNTFELKNKLINDKSKITLNSNNKFHYGQLIATQYGQMIINKSKTNSTHLEDNSREINIVISPLENVVNSFRGRVMVTPVSKTSSVVEVSISDPVVAKAEDFLDNLIAIYNDDAAADKNFISENTSKFINNRLAIITEELDGVEKSVESFKTANKVTDIESEAKLYVEGSNEYDKKGVETDIQLNVVSSMLNFMKKSSKADLLPTNIISGQGDASNLINSYNELVLDRNRILKSATLENPSVLKMDQQIASLKSNVTTSLLRMQSSLNIQKRDLNNNEGILNSKIGRIPTQERQFRVIARQQKVKEELYLYLLQKREETAISLSATEPNARVIDAGKAVKAPISPKKNIVYLASLLLGLLIPFGVIYADDLLDTKIKSRLDLEGKTMIPFIGDVPTSDSPTEIIKSESRTSTAEALRIIRTNLEFVLSKADENKAKTIFLTSTFPKEGKTFVSANLAATFALSGKKVLLIGMDIRNPRLDEYFTLPERGFTNYLSSKDSKLEDLIIKQDGFEDFHILPAGVIPPNPAELLMSKKVEILFETVKAQYDYVIVDTAPVSLVTDTLLIAKHADCFIYVARANFLEKRMLNIPNTLYKEQKLPNMCLLLNDTDSTKGYGYGYGYGIKVEKDPWYKTLLKG, encoded by the coding sequence ATGGGAAATAACGACTTCGACGACGATTTAGAGAATGATTTTGATTTGAAAGCATTTTTTGATAAATATTTGATTCACTGGAAATGGTTTGCATTAGGCGTTAGTCTCTGTTTAGTGATGGCTTTTATATATTTAAGATATACCATACCTCAATATCAGGCTTCAACAACGATTTTGGTAAAGGATGAGAAGAAAGGGGGAATGCTTTCGGAGCTTTCTGCTTTTGCTGATATGGGTTTAGGCGGAGGGATGAAAAGTAATGTGGACAACGAAATTGAAATTTTAAAATCCAGATCATTGGCAGAAAGTACGGTAAAAAAGTTGAACCTTACTATTGCCATAATTGCCAAAGGTAAAGTTGTTGATACAGATATTTACAAAGACGCTCCAATAGAGGTGACTTTGATAAATCCTGAGAATCTATTTTACAAAAATAAAATGGATTTGAATTATAAGGAGTTAAGTTCGAATACGTTTGAATTAAAAAATAAATTGATCAATGATAAGTCAAAAATAACGTTAAATAGTAATAATAAGTTCCATTATGGACAGTTAATTGCTACGCAATACGGGCAAATGATTATTAATAAATCTAAAACAAATAGTACTCACCTGGAAGATAATAGTCGAGAGATTAATATTGTAATAAGTCCGTTGGAAAATGTGGTAAATAGTTTTAGAGGAAGAGTAATGGTAACACCTGTAAGTAAAACGAGTAGTGTTGTTGAGGTTTCCATATCTGATCCTGTGGTAGCCAAAGCGGAGGATTTCTTAGATAATTTGATTGCAATTTATAATGATGATGCTGCCGCAGATAAGAATTTTATATCGGAGAATACTTCGAAATTTATAAATAACAGATTAGCCATTATTACAGAGGAATTGGATGGTGTTGAAAAAAGCGTAGAAAGTTTTAAAACCGCTAATAAAGTGACTGATATTGAATCAGAAGCTAAACTTTATGTGGAAGGATCTAATGAATATGATAAAAAAGGAGTAGAAACTGATATTCAATTGAATGTAGTGTCCTCTATGTTGAATTTCATGAAGAAAAGTTCTAAAGCTGATTTGTTGCCCACTAATATTATCTCTGGTCAGGGAGATGCCAGTAATCTAATTAATTCCTATAATGAACTGGTATTGGATCGCAATAGGATTTTGAAATCTGCTACACTAGAAAATCCTTCAGTCCTTAAAATGGATCAACAAATTGCCTCTTTAAAATCAAATGTAACCACTAGTTTGTTAAGAATGCAATCCAGTTTAAATATTCAAAAAAGAGACTTAAACAATAATGAAGGAATATTGAATTCTAAAATAGGAAGAATTCCTACTCAAGAACGCCAATTTAGGGTGATTGCCAGACAACAAAAGGTAAAAGAAGAGCTTTACTTATATTTATTACAAAAAAGAGAAGAGACTGCAATTTCATTATCAGCTACCGAACCTAATGCAAGAGTCATTGATGCGGGAAAAGCTGTAAAAGCACCTATTTCTCCAAAAAAGAATATTGTCTATTTAGCGTCTTTATTATTAGGATTGTTAATCCCTTTTGGCGTAATATATGCGGATGATTTACTGGACACTAAAATTAAAAGTAGATTGGATCTGGAAGGGAAAACCATGATTCCTTTCATAGGAGATGTTCCTACTTCGGATTCACCGACGGAAATTATTAAATCAGAAAGCAGAACCAGTACGGCAGAAGCTTTGCGAATTATTAGGACTAACCTTGAATTTGTATTGAGTAAAGCGGATGAAAATAAGGCTAAAACGATATTTTTGACCTCTACTTTTCCAAAGGAAGGGAAGACTTTCGTTTCGGCTAATCTAGCAGCCACTTTTGCACTTTCAGGTAAAAAAGTATTGCTGATTGGAATGGATATCAGGAACCCAAGATTAGATGAATATTTTACTTTGCCAGAAAGAGGATTTACTAATTATTTGTCTTCAAAAGATTCAAAACTCGAAGATCTGATTATAAAACAAGATGGTTTCGAAGATTTTCACATTCTGCCAGCGGGAGTAATTCCGCCAAATCCTGCAGAATTGTTGATGAGTAAAAAAGTAGAAATATTGTTCGAAACGGTAAAAGCGCAATATGATTATGTTATCGTTGATACTGCTCCGGTGAGTTTGGTTACTGATACCTTGTTGATTGCTAAACATGCAGATTGTTTCATTTATGTGGCTCGAGCCAACTTTTTGGAAAAACGCATGTTAAACATTCCAAATACATTATATAAAGAACAAAAACTGCCTAATATGTGCTTGCTTCTTAATGATACTGATTCAACAAAAGGCTATGGTTATGGATATGGCTACGGTATAAAAGTTGAAAAAGACCCTTGGTATAAAACACTATTAAAAGGATAA
- a CDS encoding polysaccharide biosynthesis/export family protein — MKYFPILRKTIPLFLMLFLFSCASRKELVYYQNIDNLPTQKTNSFEIKIQPDDLLSIIVSAEDPEIAAPFNLKSVSLQSTEKFDMAGGQATMQLYLVDANGTIDFPVLGKLKVSGLTRTEVLTMFHDKIATYIKNPIINMRIANFKVSIQGEVTLPGTYSVASERITLIEALTLAKDLTIYGKRDNILIIREIDGLKSFNRVDITKADFINSPFYYLAQNDVVYVEPNKSRINGAAVGPNTGVIISITSILITLITLIITTTK; from the coding sequence ATGAAATATTTTCCTATACTACGTAAAACAATTCCGTTGTTTTTGATGCTGTTCCTTTTTTCCTGTGCCTCGAGAAAAGAGTTGGTTTACTACCAAAATATTGATAATTTACCCACCCAAAAAACAAATAGTTTTGAAATAAAAATTCAACCGGATGACTTACTCTCTATAATTGTATCGGCTGAGGATCCTGAGATTGCAGCTCCTTTTAATTTGAAATCGGTAAGTTTGCAAAGTACTGAAAAATTTGACATGGCTGGCGGTCAAGCCACGATGCAGCTTTATTTAGTGGATGCAAACGGCACTATTGACTTTCCGGTTTTAGGAAAATTGAAAGTGAGCGGCTTAACCCGAACAGAAGTGTTAACTATGTTTCATGACAAGATAGCAACTTACATAAAAAATCCGATTATTAACATGCGGATTGCTAATTTTAAAGTTTCTATACAAGGAGAGGTGACACTGCCTGGTACTTATAGTGTTGCTTCTGAAAGAATTACGTTGATTGAAGCTTTAACCTTGGCAAAGGATTTAACCATTTATGGCAAAAGGGACAACATATTAATCATCAGAGAAATAGACGGTTTGAAATCATTCAATAGAGTGGATATTACCAAAGCTGATTTTATTAATTCTCCTTTTTATTATTTGGCTCAAAACGATGTGGTTTATGTGGAACCTAATAAAAGCAGAATAAATGGAGCCGCTGTTGGTCCTAATACCGGGGTAATTATTTCAATTACTTCCATATTGATTACCTTAATTACATTGATTATCACGACAACAAAATAA
- a CDS encoding acyltransferase, producing the protein MHNLTIGDNCTISWDCQFLDEDFHEICYQGKKQQQNNSISIGNNVWIGCGVKIYKGAVIPSGRVIASNSIVKGIFTSKNTLIGGNPAKVVKEDISWKH; encoded by the coding sequence ATGCATAACCTAACGATAGGTGATAATTGTACAATATCCTGGGACTGTCAATTTCTAGATGAAGATTTTCATGAAATATGTTATCAAGGAAAAAAGCAACAACAAAATAACTCAATTAGTATTGGAAACAATGTTTGGATTGGTTGTGGAGTTAAAATATACAAAGGTGCAGTTATACCAAGTGGTAGAGTCATTGCATCTAATTCAATAGTGAAAGGTATTTTTACTTCAAAGAATACATTAATTGGAGGTAATCCAGCTAAAGTAGTGAAGGAAGATATTTCGTGGAAACATTAG
- a CDS encoding undecaprenyl-phosphate glucose phosphotransferase — translation MSILQNLSTHRLSRYFKLCFLIWDIVLLNGAILLSFLIRFDSLARLELKEVRTVTLLTNLFWIIILLFKDDYRIIRVERIETILLRMVKHLTIHIALIAVFVTVLKFHEISRLRLVYFYFLFFILLSISRLLFMKLLKYVRFKGYNFKSVVIIGANDAGVNMHRILSKDLTYGYRIMGFFDDAVDPFSLIPKPLLGGLDDVEDFISVNKVDEMYIALHIDHIKRINQLTALCERHMVRIKFIPDFQQYTRSRKVEITFYENTPVLMLRKEPLEGTINLLLKKTFDLIFSFLVIVLIFPWLFPILAVLIKLDSPGPVFFKQQRSGRENESFFCLKFRTMKGNKFSDKIQATKKDKRVTKIGAFMRKTNLDELPQFLNVLWGTMSVVGPRPHMLKHTEQYSELINNYLVRHYAKPGITGWAQVNGLRGETKKLIEMKDRVDHDIWYIENWSLLLDIKIIFRTVFNVFNGEEKAY, via the coding sequence ATGTCAATACTACAAAATCTATCTACTCATCGACTTTCACGTTATTTTAAACTATGCTTCCTTATCTGGGACATTGTTTTGCTAAATGGGGCAATACTACTTTCTTTCCTGATACGCTTTGATAGTTTGGCTAGATTGGAATTAAAAGAAGTACGAACCGTTACTTTGTTAACCAATTTATTTTGGATTATTATTTTGCTTTTTAAGGATGATTACAGGATCATTCGGGTGGAACGCATAGAAACGATACTACTGCGAATGGTTAAACATTTAACGATTCATATTGCATTAATAGCAGTATTTGTGACGGTGTTGAAATTTCATGAAATTTCTCGTTTGCGTTTGGTTTACTTCTATTTTCTCTTTTTTATCTTGCTTAGTATTTCCCGACTGCTTTTTATGAAGCTTTTAAAGTATGTTCGTTTTAAAGGATATAATTTTAAAAGTGTTGTGATCATTGGAGCCAATGATGCAGGGGTAAATATGCATCGGATTCTGTCCAAAGATCTTACGTATGGGTACAGAATCATGGGTTTTTTTGATGACGCAGTGGATCCTTTTTCCTTAATTCCCAAGCCACTGCTTGGAGGGCTTGATGATGTCGAGGATTTTATTAGTGTGAATAAGGTAGATGAAATGTATATTGCCTTGCATATTGATCATATTAAAAGAATTAACCAATTAACGGCGCTTTGTGAACGTCATATGGTTCGTATTAAATTTATACCTGATTTTCAACAATATACCAGATCTCGTAAAGTGGAAATTACGTTTTACGAGAATACACCGGTATTGATGTTACGTAAAGAACCTTTGGAGGGGACCATTAACTTATTATTAAAGAAAACATTTGATCTGATTTTTTCTTTTTTGGTGATTGTGTTGATTTTCCCGTGGTTGTTCCCTATTCTGGCTGTTCTTATAAAACTAGATTCTCCCGGGCCTGTATTTTTTAAGCAGCAACGTTCCGGAAGAGAAAATGAATCCTTTTTTTGTTTAAAATTTAGAACCATGAAGGGCAATAAATTTTCCGATAAAATTCAAGCAACAAAAAAAGACAAACGGGTTACTAAGATAGGGGCTTTTATGCGCAAAACAAATCTGGATGAATTGCCACAATTTTTGAATGTTTTATGGGGTACTATGTCAGTCGTAGGGCCACGCCCACACATGTTAAAACATACGGAGCAATATTCGGAATTAATCAATAACTATCTGGTGCGTCATTATGCGAAACCTGGAATTACTGGTTGGGCACAAGTAAATGGTTTACGTGGAGAAACAAAAAAATTGATTGAAATGAAAGATCGGGTGGATCATGATATCTGGTATATTGAGAACTGGAGTCTTTTATTAGATATAAAAATTATTTTCCGTACTGTTTTTAATGTATTTAATGGGGAGGAGAAGGCTTATTAG
- a CDS encoding glycosyltransferase family 2 protein, producing MISILICTYKRPILLQKCIESVINQIAKIEYEIIVVDNDKAQSAKEVADRFITHVQYFSQPVKGLSNARNMSVSKANGEFILFIDDDEYAEENWLSKIIDCQQKYNADVVLGKVIYEIPKDFPSYIRKSSYFIRDTITTGQLATINQGYSGNTLVRKKLFKLRTPPFQTHFNHTGGEDSDFFNFLIQQSAKIVFCDEAIIYEIQDEKRLEISWFLNRGYLGGYNYTQFLFKNNSFLIAFFVIIKSFFGGIVISLSLLLLALITPNKYFIKFISKFGNQLGKLGYIFKLKLKNY from the coding sequence ATGATTTCCATTCTTATTTGTACCTATAAAAGACCAATACTATTGCAAAAATGTATTGAATCTGTTATCAACCAAATCGCCAAAATCGAATATGAAATAATTGTTGTTGATAATGATAAGGCTCAATCGGCAAAGGAAGTTGCCGACCGTTTTATTACTCATGTTCAGTATTTTTCTCAACCTGTAAAGGGATTGTCTAATGCACGAAACATGTCTGTTTCTAAGGCTAATGGTGAGTTTATTCTATTCATTGATGATGATGAATATGCAGAAGAGAATTGGTTGTCCAAAATAATAGACTGTCAACAGAAATATAATGCGGATGTTGTTCTTGGCAAAGTAATTTATGAAATACCAAAAGATTTTCCATCATATATCCGAAAAAGCTCATATTTTATTAGAGATACTATTACAACAGGACAATTAGCTACAATTAACCAAGGATATTCTGGTAATACATTAGTTAGAAAAAAACTATTTAAATTAAGGACACCTCCATTCCAAACTCATTTCAATCACACTGGGGGTGAAGATTCTGATTTTTTTAATTTTTTAATTCAACAAAGTGCAAAAATAGTTTTTTGTGATGAAGCAATTATTTATGAAATACAAGATGAAAAAAGATTGGAAATAAGTTGGTTTTTAAATAGAGGATATCTTGGGGGGTATAATTACACTCAATTTTTATTTAAAAACAATTCGTTTTTAATTGCCTTTTTTGTAATAATTAAAAGTTTTTTCGGCGGAATTGTGATTTCTCTTTCTCTATTATTGCTTGCTTTGATAACTCCAAATAAATATTTTATAAAATTCATCTCAAAATTCGGAAATCAACTTGGTAAGTTGGGATATATATTTAAATTAAAATTAAAAAATTACTAG
- a CDS encoding WecB/TagA/CpsF family glycosyltransferase: MSNSIPSVPLVDYSIYTGSLKDLLIVGKTLINTINQYSFCIAETDTLFKTALQGSDILLPDGMAIVAGVRLLENKKITKIAGADLHHFLLDDLNKKGGTCFYLGSSEHTLQKIAARLAREFPNVRFQTFSPVYATEFSTIENTQMLDAVNAFQPDVLFVGMTAPKQEKWTFQHKSTLDAKIICSIGAVFDFYAGTVVRPHSFWINLRLEWFVRLLKEPKRMWKRYLYYGPVFIKLILKEKLKRIFKSKY; the protein is encoded by the coding sequence ATGAGTAATTCAATACCATCGGTTCCGTTAGTGGACTATTCCATTTACACTGGCAGTCTAAAGGATTTGCTTATAGTTGGTAAAACATTGATCAACACCATCAATCAATATTCTTTTTGTATTGCTGAAACGGATACCTTATTTAAAACTGCCCTGCAAGGATCAGATATTTTATTGCCGGATGGCATGGCTATCGTGGCCGGGGTGCGATTATTAGAGAATAAAAAAATAACAAAAATTGCGGGAGCAGATTTGCATCACTTTCTTTTGGATGATTTAAATAAAAAAGGAGGGACTTGCTTTTATTTAGGTTCTTCGGAGCATACGTTGCAGAAAATTGCAGCGCGTCTTGCCAGAGAATTTCCCAATGTACGGTTTCAAACTTTTTCGCCGGTCTATGCCACTGAATTTTCGACTATTGAAAATACACAAATGCTGGATGCGGTCAATGCGTTTCAACCCGATGTCTTATTTGTTGGAATGACCGCACCCAAACAGGAGAAATGGACATTTCAGCATAAATCAACCTTGGATGCTAAAATTATATGCTCCATTGGTGCTGTTTTTGATTTTTATGCCGGTACTGTAGTTCGGCCGCATTCTTTTTGGATCAATTTACGTTTAGAATGGTTTGTCCGTTTGCTGAAAGAACCTAAACGAATGTGGAAGCGCTATTTGTATTATGGGCCTGTTTTTATAAAATTAATTTTGAAAGAAAAATTAAAACGCATTTTTAAGAGTAAGTATTAG
- a CDS encoding glycosyltransferase encodes MKILLIHTHYQLQGGEDAVVEQELEFLKQHHDVEILRFQNLSIWKGALQFLVSIWNIGAAKKVKSKIREFQPDVVHVHNWHFAMGPLVFRVINRLGIPLVHTVHNYRLLCPSAILLNEGKLFTKSLKDPFPWSAVRNKVYRSSAVQTFWLAFVVWFHKKIGTWKKIDSYVCLTPFAVDLFQQSNFGVSKEQFTVKPNFTRIPEVSQPIKRGEHFLFIGRLSEEKGIDILLHAFKELPFSLQIAGDGPLKEQVVNATKESSNISYLGNLSNEKVIEELQKAQALIFPSVWYETFGLVNIEAFVSRTPVLASNIGAPQSLIRDGYNGFLFEPGKVNRLREVISKFNALSIIEKGKMGANAFESYQSNYTPELQEHYFESIYNQVLKK; translated from the coding sequence TTGAAAATTCTCCTCATTCATACCCATTATCAATTGCAGGGCGGTGAAGATGCCGTAGTGGAGCAGGAACTGGAATTTTTAAAACAGCATCATGATGTTGAAATTTTGCGTTTTCAAAATTTGTCTATTTGGAAAGGGGCCTTGCAATTCCTAGTCTCTATTTGGAATATTGGAGCTGCCAAAAAAGTAAAGAGTAAAATACGTGAATTTCAGCCTGATGTAGTACATGTACACAACTGGCATTTTGCGATGGGACCGCTTGTATTTCGTGTTATTAATCGCTTGGGTATTCCATTAGTTCATACCGTACATAATTATCGTCTGTTGTGTCCTTCGGCAATTCTTTTAAATGAAGGAAAATTATTCACAAAAAGTTTAAAGGACCCATTTCCTTGGAGTGCGGTGCGTAATAAGGTGTATCGTTCCTCAGCAGTTCAAACTTTTTGGCTCGCTTTTGTCGTCTGGTTTCACAAAAAAATAGGGACTTGGAAAAAGATTGATTCGTATGTGTGTTTGACTCCTTTTGCAGTTGATCTTTTTCAACAATCCAATTTTGGTGTTTCAAAGGAGCAATTTACGGTCAAACCGAACTTCACGAGAATTCCTGAAGTAAGTCAACCCATCAAAAGGGGAGAACATTTTTTATTTATAGGCCGTTTATCCGAAGAAAAAGGAATTGACATATTATTGCATGCTTTTAAGGAATTACCTTTTTCATTGCAAATTGCAGGTGACGGCCCACTAAAAGAACAGGTGGTAAATGCCACAAAAGAATCGTCTAATATTAGTTATTTGGGTAATTTATCCAATGAAAAAGTGATAGAAGAATTGCAAAAAGCACAGGCATTGATTTTTCCTTCTGTTTGGTATGAAACTTTTGGTTTAGTTAATATAGAAGCTTTTGTCAGTAGGACACCAGTTCTGGCATCAAATATCGGAGCCCCTCAATCTTTGATTAGAGATGGCTATAATGGTTTTTTATTTGAACCAGGAAAAGTGAATCGTCTAAGAGAGGTGATTTCTAAATTCAATGCACTTTCAATAATCGAAAAAGGAAAAATGGGTGCAAATGCTTTTGAGAGTTATCAATCAAATTACACTCCTGAATTACAAGAGCACTATTTTGAGTCTATTTATAACCAGGTTTTGAAAAAATAG
- a CDS encoding glycosyltransferase family 2 protein, which yields MPKISIITCTWNSEKYLEECLLSIKNQTFKDYEIIIVDGGSVDQTLDIIKKYNIEKVFTNIRGGVSKAMNFGISHASGDIIAILHSDDYYYSNNSLDLVASCFVNTNCEWLYGSLVRKKRNGEFIFQKNLPYSKEFLSYTFNIPHPTVFVKKAIYEKIGYFDEKYKYAMDYDLILRIAKKYTPFQINENITVFREHNDSLSTSNWSKAQIESLLIQQKHAENWSIKAKGLFRFLKTRLARMKNKLK from the coding sequence ATGCCTAAAATATCAATAATTACCTGTACCTGGAATAGTGAAAAATACTTGGAAGAATGTCTTTTGTCAATTAAAAACCAAACATTTAAAGACTATGAAATAATAATAGTTGATGGTGGTTCGGTTGACCAAACATTAGATATAATTAAAAAATATAATATTGAAAAAGTTTTCACAAATATTAGAGGAGGCGTAAGTAAAGCTATGAATTTTGGAATTAGTCATGCTTCGGGAGATATAATTGCGATATTGCACTCTGATGATTATTATTATTCAAATAACTCTTTAGATTTGGTTGCGTCTTGTTTCGTTAACACTAATTGTGAATGGCTTTATGGCAGTTTAGTACGAAAAAAAAGAAATGGGGAATTCATATTTCAAAAAAATCTACCTTATTCAAAAGAATTTTTATCCTATACATTTAATATTCCACATCCCACAGTTTTTGTAAAAAAAGCTATCTATGAAAAAATAGGATATTTTGATGAAAAATATAAGTATGCTATGGATTATGATTTAATTTTAAGAATAGCTAAAAAATATACGCCATTTCAAATCAATGAAAATATTACTGTCTTTAGAGAACATAATGATAGTTTGTCAACTTCCAACTGGTCTAAAGCACAAATCGAGTCTTTATTGATTCAACAAAAACATGCTGAAAATTGGTCAATTAAAGCAAAAGGCCTTTTTCGTTTTTTGAAAACTAGATTAGCTCGCATGAAAAATAAATTGAAATGA
- a CDS encoding IS4 family transposase, producing the protein MTNVTLFSQIISKLDRSKFNKLVVEKQSDKHQKGFSSWSHLVSMLFCQFAKSQSVRDISNGLRSATGNLNHLGVQRAPSKSTISYQNKKRDYTLFKDYYFQLLDSLGQQARFKQVKFKIKSKIFLLDSTTISLCLSLFDWAKYKTAKGAVKMHTLLDYDGHLPAYVNITNGKTADNKGAYEIPLLKGSVIVADRFYNDFSLLNVWDSKEVYFVIRHKENLQFTTLKENELPENRHSHILKDEIIELKNEASLKKYPHKLRRVVVWDDLNKQTIELITNHTKWSPNTISELYKSRWQIEIFFREIKQLLHIKSFIGTSENAVMIQIWTALITILVLKALKAMALYNWHLSNLVAFIRLNIFVKINLQLWLDKPFEDHHEKIPDSIQGVLF; encoded by the coding sequence ATGACAAATGTAACACTGTTTTCTCAAATCATTAGTAAACTAGATCGTTCAAAATTCAATAAACTTGTTGTTGAAAAGCAAAGCGACAAACATCAAAAAGGATTTAGTAGTTGGTCACATCTTGTATCTATGTTGTTTTGCCAGTTTGCAAAAAGTCAATCGGTACGTGATATAAGTAACGGACTTCGTTCGGCAACAGGTAACTTGAATCATCTAGGAGTTCAAAGAGCACCTTCAAAATCTACGATTAGTTATCAGAATAAAAAACGCGATTACACACTTTTCAAAGATTACTATTTTCAATTGCTCGATAGTTTAGGACAGCAAGCTCGATTCAAACAGGTAAAGTTTAAAATAAAGAGTAAAATTTTTCTTTTAGATTCCACGACCATAAGTTTGTGTTTAAGTTTGTTTGATTGGGCCAAATACAAAACGGCAAAAGGAGCCGTAAAAATGCATACTTTGCTTGATTATGATGGTCATTTACCCGCTTACGTAAACATTACAAATGGAAAAACTGCTGATAATAAGGGAGCTTACGAGATCCCATTGCTCAAAGGGAGTGTGATTGTTGCAGACCGTTTTTATAATGATTTTTCGCTTTTAAATGTTTGGGACAGCAAAGAGGTTTATTTCGTTATTAGACACAAAGAAAATCTGCAATTTACTACCTTAAAAGAAAACGAACTGCCAGAGAATAGACATTCACATATTTTAAAAGATGAAATAATTGAGCTTAAAAATGAAGCATCATTAAAAAAATATCCACACAAATTAAGACGAGTTGTTGTTTGGGATGATCTAAACAAACAAACTATTGAACTGATAACAAATCATACTAAATGGAGTCCAAACACAATTAGCGAACTCTATAAAAGCCGCTGGCAAATAGAAATATTTTTTAGAGAAATAAAACAACTTCTACACATAAAATCATTCATTGGAACAAGTGAAAATGCAGTAATGATACAAATATGGACAGCACTAATTACAATTCTTGTACTAAAAGCGCTCAAGGCAATGGCGCTATACAATTGGCATTTATCGAATTTGGTAGCATTTATAAGACTTAATATTTTTGTGAAAATTAACCTTCAACTTTGGCTCGACAAGCCCTTTGAAGATCATCATGAAAAAATTCCTGATAGTATACAAGGGGTTCTATTCTAA
- a CDS encoding sugar transferase, giving the protein MESILAPIVLFTYKRLETLKQTVEVLQNNYLAAASDLYVFSDAAKSKLDIEAVDAVREYIGSIKGFKTVTIYESKLNKGLAQSIIEGVNEIIKEHEKVIVLEDDLVSSPNFLNYMNEALNFYRNKSKVFSITGFSVPINNGQSEADVYFALRSSSWGWATWKDRWSSIDWDVKDYSEFKKDSNSRRNFNKMGSDMSDMLDRQMQGRISSWAIRWCYHQFKNDLFSVHPFVSKIDNIGFNSPDASNTKEKFSRYQTTLDKGEKITFQFSKEIHLEPKIISQFIKPFSIFNRIKYKIINLVFKH; this is encoded by the coding sequence TTGGAATCAATCTTAGCTCCCATAGTTCTCTTTACTTACAAACGCCTCGAGACTTTAAAACAAACGGTAGAAGTATTACAAAACAATTATCTCGCTGCAGCATCTGATTTATATGTTTTTTCGGACGCAGCAAAAAGTAAACTAGATATAGAGGCAGTTGATGCCGTAAGGGAATATATTGGTTCAATAAAAGGGTTTAAAACAGTGACAATTTATGAATCTAAATTGAACAAGGGCTTAGCGCAATCAATTATTGAAGGAGTCAATGAAATAATAAAAGAGCATGAAAAGGTTATTGTGTTAGAAGACGATTTAGTCAGCAGTCCCAATTTTTTAAATTATATGAATGAAGCATTAAATTTTTATCGAAACAAAAGTAAAGTGTTCTCAATAACGGGATTTAGTGTTCCAATAAACAATGGACAATCAGAGGCAGATGTTTATTTTGCTTTGCGCTCCTCCAGTTGGGGTTGGGCAACATGGAAAGACCGATGGTCTAGTATTGATTGGGATGTTAAAGATTATTCAGAATTTAAAAAAGATAGTAATTCACGCCGCAATTTTAATAAAATGGGTTCTGATATGTCTGACATGTTAGATCGTCAAATGCAAGGAAGAATTAGTTCATGGGCAATCCGCTGGTGTTACCATCAATTTAAAAACGATTTGTTTTCGGTACATCCTTTTGTATCGAAAATAGATAATATCGGTTTTAATTCTCCTGATGCCAGTAATACAAAAGAAAAGTTCAGCAGGTACCAAACTACATTAGATAAAGGAGAAAAAATAACATTTCAGTTTTCAAAAGAGATTCATTTGGAACCCAAAATTATTAGTCAATTCATAAAACCATTTTCTATATTTAACAGAATAAAATATAAGATTATTAATTTAGTATTCAAACATTGA